The region CAAACTCTATGTCATCGGCGGTTTCAGCGGCACCTTCTCCTGGACGCCCGTCAATACCGTCTATGAGTATGATCCGGTCTTGGATCGCTGGCGGTCGAGGGCGTCGATGCCGACCAGGCGGGGTGGGTTGGCCGTGGCAGTGCGGGATGGTTTGCTCTACGCGGTCGGCGGGATGGGGGAGGATAAGCAGAACAGCGGTGCGTTGGAAGTCTATGATCCCGCCACCGATCGCTGGAGTGCACTTCCGCCGTTACCCACGCCGCGGGATCATCTGGGGGCGGCTGTCATCGGCGAACTGCTGATCACTGCCGGAGGTCGTTTACATTCCTCCTATGCCGATAATCTGGCAACGACCGAACTCTTCGACTTGAAGACCGACAGCTGGCGAACCGGCAAGCCGTTGCCCACGCCCCGCAGCGGTGTGGCCACGGCGGTCCTGCGTGGCCGGATGCTGGTCTTCGGTGGGGAAGCGCCGGCCGGCACCTTTCATGAGAACGAGGCCTACGATCCAGCCGCAGACCAATGGACAACGCTGGCCCCGATGCCGACCAGCCGCCACGGTCTGGGCGCGGCGGTGGTGGGGGAGCGGGTGTATGTGCTCGACGGCGGCCCCAGCCCCGGCGGGTCGTTCAGCGACGTGAATGAGACATTCTTTTGGCCGCCATAAGAGCTCCCCGATGTTTGTTGGAGTTCTCTAAGGGGCGGGAGATTTTGCCTCTTCGGAAGTTGTGGGAGGGGTGGAAGAACTGGCGTTTGTCGATGGCGGTGGGCTGGATTCCGTAGAGGGACTGGAAGACTTTTCCGCCTGACCGCTCTCGCTCGTGCTCCCTCGTGCGCGCAGGACGTTCTGAGCGGCCCGGATCTTTGGCTGCATCTCATTCGAAATAAACGTGGCGTAATTATCACGCACGTAATATTCGAGCGTGCCGATGATGTCGCGATCGAACACATTGGCGTTGTAAATGCCCCCGCCAAATGCCAGGATGCCCACTTCCAGCCAGGTGAGTCCGGTCCAGATCGTTCGGTCCATCTCGGCTTCACGGATGCTGTAGCTGATCGGAATCTTCGTGCTGGAGAGCTCGGTCCCGTTTTTGTCATTGATGCTGATGTCAGTCATGATGTCGGCGTGATAGACATAGCCGTTCCATGCGGGCGTGAAGATGATGAACCCAGGGAAGTTGATCAGGAAGTTCCAGCCGGAGCTGCGATACTTCACGGTGGGATTGATCGAGAGAATGACATCGGGGTTGAACTCGTTTGGCTGGTTGACGATGTAGTCCGTTTGAAGTTTGGCGATTCCGGGCCGCCGGCTCAACCGTTCGACCAGTGTATTGAAGTAAAACTGTCCGTCGGGACTGCCTTCGTACGGCAGGACGGCGACCTTCACGGGCGGCTCAATTTGTACGAGGTGCACCGATGCGGCATAGAGGTCAAGGTTCTTGACCTCAAGGGCATGGGTGCAAGCCGTCATGCTCAGGGCCATGATGGCCAGACTGAATGTCGACAGGATCGCGTTCTTGCGCATGGTATCTCCTCTCATTCCTTCGATGTGGTGGATGTAACCTGATCAGGTGTTTCCGGTGATTCGGCCGTCATGTGTTTTGGGGCTGGGGCGGTAAACGGCACGCAGAAGTC is a window of Betaproteobacteria bacterium DNA encoding:
- a CDS encoding galactose oxidase yields the protein KLYVIGGFSGTFSWTPVNTVYEYDPVLDRWRSRASMPTRRGGLAVAVRDGLLYAVGGMGEDKQNSGALEVYDPATDRWSALPPLPTPRDHLGAAVIGELLITAGGRLHSSYADNLATTELFDLKTDSWRTGKPLPTPRSGVATAVLRGRMLVFGGEAPAGTFHENEAYDPAADQWTTLAPMPTSRHGLGAAVVGERVYVLDGGPSPGGSFSDVNETFFWPP